CAACAGCTCGGTCATAGGATCATCGCTTTCCTATTCGGGATCCAACGTCACAGCTACTAACCTTTTCGAGAACAACTACGGCGTGTTCGTCTCGAGCATAAAGAAGCTCAGCGCTGGGATAAACGTTTCCTCATTCACCAACTCAACGTGCTACGGCCTGATATTCAACATGAGCAACGTAAGCATATGCTCTTACATAATCCCGACAAGGACCGGAAACGTCACCCTGCCATACGGGCTCGTCAACTCCAGCTACATAACGTCCAACTACATAATAAACATGTATTCCCTGGTCAACAACACGCAGCTCGTTGCGGCGCACGACAACGCCGCGAACCTGATGAGCAGGCTGAACGTGAGCAGCAGGTCAATGATATGGAACACGATATTCAAGGACACCTGCGCATTCGATAACCAGTCCATAGGGTGTACGTTCGTGAAATTCATAAGCAAGAACAATACCGCTTACTTCAACATAACCAACAAGCTGCCTGCGAATCTGAGGATAAACAAGCTGAACTGCGAAATAGCCCCGGGATTTGCCAACCTGACTGTAAACCAGACCATCGGGCCGAACCAGTCCCGGGAATTCGTACAAATGTGCAACATGATAGCGATACCGGCTGCTGCGGCGCAGAGGAGCTTCATACTGCTATTGAACTATACCTACGGCAATTCCACAGTAATCGCGCACGGCGCGCTCAACATAACCACTCAAACTGGCTGAATCTGTATATTGAGGAAGTCCTTGGCACCCTTGCCCTCAGGGAAAGCGCGCCCGTTTTCTGATTCGACGGGAAGTGACGTTTCCATCGCGACCCTCTGTAGCTCGCTCATGTCGAGCACCCTGTCCACGAAAAGCTCCACGTAGTAGTCGCTTTTCCCTATCGGTATCTTCTTTATCCTGAACACGAGGTACTGCAGCATCCCGGACCTCCTGACCCTCAGCCTTATGCTGCCGCTCCTTATTATCCCCATGGCCTTTTCGTCTACCATATTGCATTACCAAAGCACAATAGAATGCGTGAGTGTATGTGAGCCGAACTTAATAAGTTTTATGATTGCGCGTTTGTACGGAATTTCATCAGGATATTATGCAAGCGTGCGCTCCCTATAGTTGCAGTGCCCTATTATTGCAATAATAATATAAAACTGCGGTGCCAACTAGATTGGATGATACAGATAACATCCCCTGCCATAGCATCGTATTTCACGCTAGTTTACAACGCCCTCTCGGGGTACGTCGGGCCGCCATTGCTGTGGCCGATAGCGTTCCTGGCGTCGTTCGTGATCTTCGTTATAATACTGTCGCTTCTTTTCAGCATTTTCTCCTACGTCTTCGGATGGATAGAGAGGAAGGTGATAGCAAGGGCACAATCAAGGCACGGTCCTACATACGTCGGGCCTTTCGGCTTCCTGCAGAACCTTGCAGATCTGATAAAGCTGGTATCCAAGGAAGAAATAGTGTCCGACAGCGCCGACAGGCCTCTTTACCAGATGGTGCTTCCATCCGTCGTGGCGCTGTTCGTGCTCATACTGGTGTTCCTTCCTTTCACCAACGCGTTTGTGGGGATAGGCACCACGATAAGCCTGCTTGCTGTGTTCGTGCTTTTGTCCCTCTCCCCGATACTGCTGTTCCTTGCAGGATGGACAAGCGGAAACAAGTTCGGCTCCATAAGCGCTCAAAGATCCATAATAATACTGGTGAGCTACGAAATACCGATGTTCCTGGTAGTGGCAGCGGTTGCCATGCTGTCGAACAGCTTCAGCCTCAGCTCCATAGTAAACGCCCAGAACCCGCTGTGGTACGTTCTGCTTATGCCGATAGGCTTCGTTGTGTTCTTCATAGTAATGCTTGCGGAGCTTGAGCGCCCCCCGTTCGATCTGAGGGAAGCTGACAGCGAGCTAATAGCTGGATGGCTCACAGATGCGAGCGCGCCGTACTACGCGCTTGCGCTGTTCCTCGACTACATAAGGATGTTCGTCGGGGCGCTGCTAATCACGCTGCTCTTCTTCGGCGGATGGCTTGGCCCTGCAATAATACCACAGTTCGTGTGGCTCATGGCAAAGGTCGTCCTGCTCACGCTCTTCATAATAGTGGTAAGGGCCACTACCGTACGCATGCGCATAGACAAGGTACTCAGGCTCGGCTGGGAATACCTGACCCCTCTTGCGATGCTGAACCTTTTAATCACCTTTATAATATTTGTCAGGTAAAGTATGCTGATGGTAAAAATGGCCGTAAATCCAATAGTAAGGGTTGCAAAGCAGGTGCTTGCGAAGCCATCAACGCTCGAGTTCCCGGAGCAGAAGGAGATAGACGTGGACAATTACAGGGGCATACACAAGCTTGACATGAAGACCTGCATAAGCTGCTCCGCATGCGCGAGGATATGCCCCAACCAGACGATAACGATGGTGGAGACTGAGACGGACAAGGGCACCAAGGTGATGCCTGAAATAAACCTTGAAAGGTGCCTGTTCTGCGCGCTTTGCGAGGAGGTATGCCCCACCGACTGCCTTACCCTCGGAAAGGATTATGATTTCGAGAGATATGACAGGAGGGACTTCATAAAAAGGCCCGAAGAGCTCGAATAGCTGGTATCATGGCGTATGTGGCTATCTTTGTAATCATTGCACTGCTTGAAATCATATCTGCAATACTTGTGTTCGTTTTCAAAAACATATTGCACATAGTGCTCGCCCTGTCCTCCCTTTTCATATTCAACTCGGCGATGTTTTTCGTGCTCGGGCAGCCGCTGCTGGCGCTGCTGCAGGTTTTCATAATGGTCGGGGGCATATCAACGTACATATTCATAGGGGTTGCGGCAGGAAGCTATTCGAAGTTCAGGGGCACGAACTACGCCGTGCTGGCTATCGTGTACGTCGCGATATTCGCGTTGTTCTCCGTCAAGGTAATGCAGTCCGGCATCTACGCAAACGCTCAAAACACCCTCACAAGCGTTGAGGTATCGCAGTCGCTGCTTCAGAATTCCGGGCTGCTGTACTTTCTCGCGATAATGCTCTTCGGCACTGGATTCGGATCCATATTGCTAATGAAGAAACTAGGTAGGAAAAAATGATGTTCATATATTTCCTAATAGTAAGCATATCGGTATTCGCTGTAGGCATAGCAGGGGTGATGGCAAGCAAGAACTTCCTGATAATGCTGCTTTCTGTTGAGATAGCGATAACCGCAAGCACCCTGCTCGCGCTCTCCGTTTTCTACTACGTCTCGGAGAACAGCATAGTGATATTCCTGCTTGTCATATGGTCCATAGCATCCGTTGAGGTCATGGCACTTGTGGCGTTCAACAGGTTCATGATAAAGGAGGAGATAAGCCTTGACGTGGCGAAGCTTTCGGAGCTGAAGGAATGATCAGATGCTTGAAATATACGTCATAGCGCCCCTTGCCGTTTCGGCAGTTGTAGCGCTTCTCGCTAGAAACAGGAAAAGCATGGGGGTGAGGTACCTCGCGCTTGCGGCAAGCATGCTGTCGCTCCTCATGATAATCGCATCCTATCCTGCTAACGCAGGGCAGCTGCATAGCATCACCTGGTTCGGCTTTTCCGGCTACTCCTTTGCCATTACAATATCAACCATGCCGCTTAACATGCTGTTGCTCTTCATAGTGGGGATAATGACGCCCCTCATACTGCTGTACTCAATAGGGTTCATGGACGTTCCCAGCGAGCAGTCGCGGTACTACGCTGAAATATGCATATTCGCGGCAGCCATGATGATATTCTCCATTGCGGGGGATTTCATAACGATGATGATAGGCTGGGAGCTGCTGGGAATCTCGAGCTACCTTCTCATAGGGTTCTGGTACCACCATGAAGGCGCACCGCAAGCTGCAAGAAAGGCGGCAACCACAGTGCTCATAGGGGACGTCATGATGCTTGCAGCGATGCTAATCATATGGAATGCATATCACACATTCGTGTTCTCGCAGCTTATCAATTCTCAGGTAACCTCGATGCCGATGGAGATTTCCCTGGTTCTCGTAATGCTGGCGGTATTCACCAAATCCGCTCAATTCCCGTTCCATGAATGGCTTCCCGACGCGATGAAAGGCCCAACTCCTGTGTCGGCATTCCTGCACTCGTCCACGATGGTGAAGGCCGGCGTTTTCCTCGTTGCAGTGCTGCTGCCGCTCTTTTCAAGATATCACATGCTGCCCATGCTGCTTGTTTTCGGATTGGTAACCGCGATATTGGGGGTCTCAAATGCGCTTGCGGAAAACAACCTGAAGCGCGTACTCGCGTATTCCACAATCGAGGACCTCGGGCTCATGTTTGTCGCCTTGGGAACAGGATCGCTTCCTGCAGCGATGATGCTTTTCGCGGTCCAGACGTTCTACAAGGCGCTGCTGTTCATGAGCGCGGGCTCCATAATGAAGGCAAACGGCTACGAGGAGGAGCTTGACAGGCTGTATGTCCGGAGATCATACCTGCAGTTGCTCATACCTACGGTTATAGGAGTTGTTTCGCTTGCGGGAATATATCCATTGAGCGGGTTCTTCGGCAAGTCCGCGGTATACGCGGCAACCGGTAACTTATGGGTATATGCCATATTGCTTATGCTGGAAACCGGGAGCAGCATATACATATTCAGGTGGCTGCTGATACCTATGCGCAAAAAGCCTGAGAAGGTAAAGTCAAAGGCTGATGCCAATTACGTTACACTGCCGAAATCCATGCTGCTGCCCATATACATGCTTGCCGCGCTCGCGGCAGCCGCAGGGATCGTGATATATCATTACATGCCTGCATACCTCGGCCAGCAGGGCATACCTGCAGGCGCATTGGACATTGCAGTATCCGGCCTTATATCCACAATAGGGTTTATAGCGGCATTTTACCTGTTCTACAAGAGGCCCATTTCAAGGGCAAGGCAGGATCTCATTCACAAGCTGCTTTACAACAACGCAGCAGCAAACCGTGCCTATTCGCATATTGCGGCGATTCCAATAATGCTTTCAAGGGCCGTTGAATCCCTAGATTATTCGCTGTACAACTCCGTAAAGGGCGCAGGCCGCAGCGTCAACGAATCCGGGAACCTGCTGAAAAGGCTGGAGACCGGCAACATCAATACGTACATAGCTGTGTTCGTCCTGGGGATGCTGGTGATGCTTGCCATATTCATACTGTGATCAAATGATCCCTGTCGTACCTATAATGATATTCATACCCTCAATAGCGATTTTGGCATTGCTGCTCTCCGATGACAGGCATTCCAGCAGGATAATAGTGCTATCAACGCTGCTTAACTTACTAATAACAATCTTGATACTCGCATCATCTCTTGCTTCAGGCAGCGTAAACCTGTCGGAGCAGTACCCGTACATAGGCTCATTGGGCGTCTCTTTCGGCTTCAGGATAAACGCGATATCGCTGGCGCTGCTCATAATGTCCTCAGTGGTGCTTCTTGCAGCATCGCTCTCCGGAAACCCCGAAAAAGAGCAAAACAGGGCATCATCCATGCTCATAGCACTGTTCCAGATTGCCTCCATAGGGCTTTTTTCGTCAGCGAACCTGTTCATGTTCTTCATATTCTGGGACATAGGAGTAATAGCGATGTTCTTCATGATAAACCTTCTCGGATCGGCAAACAGGAAGGCAGCATCGATGAACTTCATCATATACGAGATTTTCGCAAGCTCGCTGCTGCTCCTGGGCATACTCCTGATATATTTCTACATGCCTGTCCACTCGCTTGACATCTCCTACATAATGAGCAATGCAGCTAGCATGCCCCAAAACGTTCAGGTGATTATATTCGCCCTGCTTTTCGTTGCGTTCATGATAAACATGCCGCTCTTCCCTATGCATTTCTGGCTTCCCGACGCGCACACCGAGGCTTCCACCCAGGGCTCCATGCTGCTTTCCGGGATACTCACGAAGTTCGGCGGGTTCGGAATGCTGCTGCTGTTCTTGATGATGCCCATAGCGGCGAAGTACTCATTATACGTTGCCGCGCTTGCAACCGTATCGGTATTCTACTCCGTCCTCCTACTGATGTTCCAGACAGACATAAAGCGCATAATAGCGTATTCCACGATAGTCGAGATGGGCATAATAATGGTGGGGATAAGCGCCCTCAACCCGCTAGGCACCTACGGGGCAACATACATGATGCTTTCGCATGGGCTGGTGATAGCCCTTATGTTCCTTGTAATAGGAACGCTCAAGCATTCATTCGGGGAGAGGAGCATCTCCGCGCTGAAGGGCACGGTGACCGATGCTGCATCTACGACATATGCTTTCCTGGCGGGTACCTTGGCCATGATAGGGTTCCCGCTCACGGCTGGCTTCATAGCTGACATACTGCTGTTCCTGGGCTCGCTGCAGGCATTTGGAATATTCGGGATAGTGCCGCTGTTCGCTGTTATACTCATGGGCGGGTTCCTCTATTTCGTGCTTGGGAAGAGCATGCTTTCAACAAGGGAAAGCTCGAGGGCCGTCGAATTCGTTGCTACGAGGCAGAAAATAGGATATGCAATGCTCCTGTTCTTCATATTCCTGTACGGGATAGTGCCGTTCGCGCTGCTCGGCCTGGTAAAATTGTAGATGATTGAAGATGGACACACCACAATACCTGATATTTGCGATGTTTTTCTGCATCGGCGGGCTCATAACTGTGGGCATAGCTGCCATACTCTCAAAAAAGCGAGTTGCGGCTTTCATGGCCAGCTCAGCGCTTCTTTCTGCCGTGGTTGTTTCAGCCGCATACCTTCTGGCAGCCAATTACGACGCGACGCTCTTCAATCTCGTGC
This window of the Candidatus Micrarchaeota archaeon genome carries:
- a CDS encoding 4Fe-4S binding protein translates to MAVNPIVRVAKQVLAKPSTLEFPEQKEIDVDNYRGIHKLDMKTCISCSACARICPNQTITMVETETDKGTKVMPEINLERCLFCALCEEVCPTDCLTLGKDYDFERYDRRDFIKRPEELE
- a CDS encoding NADH-quinone oxidoreductase subunit H, whose translation is MIQITSPAIASYFTLVYNALSGYVGPPLLWPIAFLASFVIFVIILSLLFSIFSYVFGWIERKVIARAQSRHGPTYVGPFGFLQNLADLIKLVSKEEIVSDSADRPLYQMVLPSVVALFVLILVFLPFTNAFVGIGTTISLLAVFVLLSLSPILLFLAGWTSGNKFGSISAQRSIIILVSYEIPMFLVVAAVAMLSNSFSLSSIVNAQNPLWYVLLMPIGFVVFFIVMLAELERPPFDLREADSELIAGWLTDASAPYYALALFLDYIRMFVGALLITLLFFGGWLGPAIIPQFVWLMAKVVLLTLFIIVVRATTVRMRIDKVLRLGWEYLTPLAMLNLLITFIIFVR
- a CDS encoding NADH-quinone oxidoreductase subunit L, whose translation is MLEIYVIAPLAVSAVVALLARNRKSMGVRYLALAASMLSLLMIIASYPANAGQLHSITWFGFSGYSFAITISTMPLNMLLLFIVGIMTPLILLYSIGFMDVPSEQSRYYAEICIFAAAMMIFSIAGDFITMMIGWELLGISSYLLIGFWYHHEGAPQAARKAATTVLIGDVMMLAAMLIIWNAYHTFVFSQLINSQVTSMPMEISLVLVMLAVFTKSAQFPFHEWLPDAMKGPTPVSAFLHSSTMVKAGVFLVAVLLPLFSRYHMLPMLLVFGLVTAILGVSNALAENNLKRVLAYSTIEDLGLMFVALGTGSLPAAMMLFAVQTFYKALLFMSAGSIMKANGYEEELDRLYVRRSYLQLLIPTVIGVVSLAGIYPLSGFFGKSAVYAATGNLWVYAILLMLETGSSIYIFRWLLIPMRKKPEKVKSKADANYVTLPKSMLLPIYMLAALAAAAGIVIYHYMPAYLGQQGIPAGALDIAVSGLISTIGFIAAFYLFYKRPISRARQDLIHKLLYNNAAANRAYSHIAAIPIMLSRAVESLDYSLYNSVKGAGRSVNESGNLLKRLETGNINTYIAVFVLGMLVMLAIFIL
- a CDS encoding NADH-quinone oxidoreductase subunit M — protein: MIPVVPIMIFIPSIAILALLLSDDRHSSRIIVLSTLLNLLITILILASSLASGSVNLSEQYPYIGSLGVSFGFRINAISLALLIMSSVVLLAASLSGNPEKEQNRASSMLIALFQIASIGLFSSANLFMFFIFWDIGVIAMFFMINLLGSANRKAASMNFIIYEIFASSLLLLGILLIYFYMPVHSLDISYIMSNAASMPQNVQVIIFALLFVAFMINMPLFPMHFWLPDAHTEASTQGSMLLSGILTKFGGFGMLLLFLMMPIAAKYSLYVAALATVSVFYSVLLLMFQTDIKRIIAYSTIVEMGIIMVGISALNPLGTYGATYMMLSHGLVIALMFLVIGTLKHSFGERSISALKGTVTDAASTTYAFLAGTLAMIGFPLTAGFIADILLFLGSLQAFGIFGIVPLFAVILMGGFLYFVLGKSMLSTRESSRAVEFVATRQKIGYAMLLFFIFLYGIVPFALLGLVKL